A stretch of the Mesorhizobium huakuii genome encodes the following:
- a CDS encoding extensin-like domain-containing protein yields the protein MAGKFRAVFYATARRSKPVMLLAAGLTLAAVSACNTGSVLSLQPAVDVGAQTSAVPQYTGMQRLVPSNPYMTQAAYPRMDEPMSPVEQIPASEIDCRQQLKRLDVAYTDLAPIHEGQCGIDYPVKVTAIGSVEMKPAATLTCDMAATFAAWTKNELVPSARWRYFSGVRTIHQGSSYSCRNIAGEGVLSEHGKGNALDVMSIELNNGDDIDVRKPGLFAFRTRGFLNNVRADGCQYFTTVLGPGYNYDHRNHFHFDIKNRKNGYRACR from the coding sequence ATGGCCGGCAAATTTCGCGCCGTGTTTTACGCCACCGCGCGCCGATCGAAACCCGTGATGCTGCTGGCCGCCGGCCTCACCCTCGCGGCGGTCTCGGCTTGCAACACCGGCAGCGTGCTTTCGCTGCAGCCGGCGGTCGATGTCGGCGCACAAACGTCAGCCGTGCCGCAATATACGGGCATGCAGAGGCTTGTCCCCTCCAACCCCTACATGACGCAGGCTGCCTATCCGCGCATGGATGAGCCGATGTCGCCGGTCGAGCAGATACCGGCCAGCGAAATCGATTGCCGCCAGCAGTTGAAGCGCCTCGATGTCGCCTACACCGACCTGGCGCCGATCCATGAAGGCCAGTGCGGCATCGACTATCCGGTCAAGGTCACGGCCATCGGCAGTGTCGAGATGAAGCCCGCCGCGACGCTGACCTGCGACATGGCCGCCACCTTCGCCGCCTGGACGAAGAATGAACTCGTTCCCTCCGCCCGCTGGCGCTACTTCTCCGGCGTCAGGACCATCCACCAGGGCTCCAGCTATTCCTGCCGCAACATCGCCGGCGAAGGTGTTTTGTCCGAGCACGGCAAGGGCAACGCGCTCGACGTCATGAGCATCGAACTCAACAATGGCGACGACATCGACGTGCGCAAGCCCGGCCTGTTTGCCTTCCGCACGCGCGGCTTCCTCAACAATGTGCGCGCCGATGGCTGCCAGTATTTCACCACCGTGCTCGGCCCCGGCTACAATTACGACCACCGCAACCATTTCCACTTCGACATCAAGAACCGCAAGAACGGCTATCGCGCCTGCCGCTAG
- a CDS encoding zinc-dependent alcohol dehydrogenase family protein, whose translation MSTQINRSWQMSGFGLSRLSQVTGKIPEPGPHELLVRTKAVSLNYKDRLIVDGTLIPDLTFPFVPTSDAVGEIVAVGSAVSRFKVGQRVLGQVIADWPDGDAPPVLHKHTLGSSLPGMLSDHVVLGEDATVLAPPSLSDSEAATLPIAALTAWFAMAEATRPVPGQTILIQGTGGVSLFALQFAKAFGLRAIVTSSSDEKLERARKLGAWQVINYRSRPAWDEAARKLTDGLGVNHVLEMVGGDNARRSLNALAADGRLSIIGLLGSMELSFPILPFMRNRIVVQGLSIGHRRSFERMNQAIEALGIKPVIDTVFGFDEVPRALQRLEQGAFGKIVITTT comes from the coding sequence ATGAGCACCCAAATCAACCGATCCTGGCAGATGAGCGGTTTCGGGCTGTCCAGGCTGAGCCAGGTAACGGGCAAGATCCCTGAACCCGGGCCGCACGAGCTTCTGGTGCGCACGAAAGCCGTGTCGCTGAACTACAAGGACAGGCTGATCGTCGACGGCACGCTGATCCCCGATCTCACCTTTCCCTTTGTGCCGACATCGGATGCGGTGGGCGAGATCGTCGCCGTCGGCAGCGCGGTCAGCCGCTTCAAGGTCGGGCAGCGTGTGCTTGGCCAGGTCATCGCCGACTGGCCGGATGGCGACGCGCCGCCGGTGCTGCACAAGCATACGTTGGGGTCCTCGCTGCCGGGGATGCTTTCAGACCATGTTGTCCTTGGCGAGGATGCCACGGTGCTGGCGCCGCCGTCGCTCAGCGATAGCGAGGCGGCGACGCTGCCGATCGCGGCGCTGACCGCCTGGTTTGCGATGGCCGAGGCGACAAGGCCGGTGCCGGGCCAGACCATTCTCATCCAGGGCACAGGCGGCGTGTCGCTGTTTGCGCTGCAGTTCGCCAAGGCGTTCGGCCTGCGCGCCATCGTCACCTCGAGCAGCGACGAGAAACTCGAGCGGGCAAGAAAGCTCGGCGCCTGGCAGGTGATCAACTACCGCTCGCGGCCGGCATGGGACGAAGCCGCGCGTAAGCTGACCGACGGGCTGGGCGTGAACCACGTGCTGGAAATGGTCGGCGGCGACAATGCGCGACGATCGCTGAACGCGCTGGCCGCTGACGGCCGCCTGTCGATCATTGGTCTTTTGGGCTCGATGGAGCTCAGTTTCCCGATCCTGCCCTTCATGCGCAACCGCATTGTCGTGCAGGGCCTGTCGATCGGCCATCGCCGGTCCTTCGAGCGGATGAACCAGGCGATCGAGGCGCTCGGCATCAAGCCGGTCATCGATACGGTCTTTGGCTTCGACGAGGTGCCGCGGGCCTTGCAGCGTCTGGAGCAGGGAGCATTCGGCAAGATCGTGATCACCACGACCTGA
- a CDS encoding LssY C-terminal domain-containing protein encodes MSQRSIQRRIAIWVMALLGAWLALAYLAAPEFWTFRERGFRDQRFEMVTHTPQGIPGDPINIGLVGTEKEVVHAFAVAGWDTADAVTLRTAIDIGESVLFSRPYPDAPMSRLLFEGRAQDLAFEKPVGDSADRRHHVRFWKTDTVGDDGRPLWLGAASFDRGVGLSHDTGAITHHIGPDIDAERDFLIGDLNAAGLLASTSEMAGIGATKTGRNGGGDPYFTDGKAIIGVLKQPQ; translated from the coding sequence GTGAGCCAGCGAAGTATTCAGCGACGCATTGCGATCTGGGTGATGGCCCTGCTGGGCGCCTGGCTGGCGCTTGCCTATCTTGCCGCGCCGGAATTCTGGACGTTCCGGGAGCGCGGCTTTCGCGACCAACGCTTCGAAATGGTGACGCACACGCCGCAAGGCATTCCCGGCGACCCGATCAATATCGGCCTTGTCGGTACCGAGAAGGAGGTGGTCCATGCATTCGCCGTCGCCGGCTGGGACACAGCCGATGCCGTCACCTTGAGAACCGCCATCGATATCGGCGAAAGTGTCCTGTTTTCCCGCCCCTATCCCGATGCGCCGATGAGCCGCCTGCTGTTCGAAGGCCGCGCCCAGGACCTCGCTTTCGAAAAGCCGGTCGGCGACAGTGCCGACCGGCGCCACCACGTCCGTTTCTGGAAGACCGATACGGTCGGCGACGACGGCCGCCCGCTCTGGCTGGGCGCCGCCAGCTTCGATCGCGGCGTTGGGTTGAGCCACGACACCGGCGCGATCACCCATCACATCGGTCCCGACATCGATGCTGAACGCGACTTCCTGATCGGCGACCTCAACGCAGCCGGTTTGCTGGCATCGACCAGCGAAATGGCGGGCATCGGCGCCACCAAAACCGGCCGCAATGGCGGCGGCGACCCCTATTTCACCGACGGCAAGGCAATCATCGGCGTGCTGAAGCAGCCGCAGTGA